Proteins co-encoded in one Solea senegalensis isolate Sse05_10M linkage group LG8, IFAPA_SoseM_1, whole genome shotgun sequence genomic window:
- the LOC122773688 gene encoding aldehyde dehydrogenase, dimeric NADP-preferring-like: protein MERQAVQRAREAFLSGRTRPLEFRLQQLNALQRMITEKETEISTALKQDINRSQYDTPLLELISIENELGLAIEKLAEWAAPRPVDKSVLTISDEVYIQPEPLGVVLIIGAWNYPWALTLLPLIGAIAAGNAAVVKPSELSEYSSLLLRALLSRYLDKELYPVVTGGVSETQELLRLRFDHVFYTGSSSVGKLVMEAAAQHLTPVTLELGGKCPCYIDKKCNIRVACRRITWGKFLNCGQTCIAPDYILCEPCIQGQVVESIRKTLLEFYGADPKCSPDYGRIINQRHFNRVMSLMEGYIPVLGGQSDASQCYIAPTVLKDVPPHSRMMQEEIFGPLLPIVTVSDMDDAIRFVNEREKPLAMYIFCSDKKAAKKMIGETTSGGVTVNDVMMHYTLSSLPFGGVGQSGMGRYHGKHSFDQLSHQRACLIRSLGMENVNLSRYPPQDRRRARRSRMALRAPLIDMSKRTLVWAVVATIIGTGLLITLVVILLIAAGLNCTCWYWRGFYN, encoded by the exons ATGGAGAGGCAGGCGGTGCAGCGGGCGAGGGAGGCCTTCCTGAGCGGCCGCACTCGGCCTCTGGAGTTCAGGCTGCAGCAGCTCAATGCTCTGCAGAGGATGATCACTGAGAAAGAGACTGAGATTTCCACTGCTCTCAAACAGGACATCAACAGG AGCCAGTATGACACACCGCTGCTGGAGCTGATCAGCATTGAGAATGAGCTTGGTCTGGCAATAGAGAAGCTGGCAGAGTGGGCAGCTCCTCGACCTGTGGACAAGAGCGTCCTCACTATATCAGATGAGGTTTATATACAGCCAGAGCCTCTGGGGGTGGTGCTCATCATTGGAGCATGGAATTACCCATGGGCCCTCACTCTGCTGCCCCTGATTGGTGCTATAGCTGCAG GCAACGCAGCTGTGGTGAAGCCGTCAGAGCTCAGCGAGTATTCTTCCCTGCTGCTGCGGGCGCTGCTGTCCCGCTATCTGGACAAG GAGCTGTATCCAGTAGTAACAGGTGGAGTGTCAGAGACCCAGGAGCTGCTCAGGCTGAGGTTCGACCACGTCTTCTACACAGGAAGCAGCTCTGTTGGCAAACTGGTGATGGAGGCTGCAGCTCAGCACCTCACCCCAGTCACCCTGGAACTGGGAGGAAAGTGTCCCTGTTACATCGACAAGAAATGCAACATCCGAGTGGCCTGCCG TCGCATCACATGGGGAAAGTTTCTCAACTGCGGTCAGACCTGCATCGCTCCAGACTACATCCTGTGTGAACCCTGCATCCAGGGCCAAGTGGTGGAAAGCATCCGGAAAACTCTGCTG GAGTTTTACGGCGCTGATCCAAAATGCTCTCCTGACTACGGACGAATCATCAACCAGCGCCACTTCAACAGAGTGATGAGTCTGATGGAAGGTTATATTCCTGTGTTGGGAGGACAGAGTGACGCATCACAGTGCTACATAG CCCCGACGGTGCTGAAGGACGTGCCTCCACACTCCAGGATGATGCAGGAGGAGATCTTTGGCCCTCTGCTGCCCATAGTGACTGTGAGCGACATGGATGACGCCATTCGCTTCGTCAACGAGCGAGAGAAACCCCTGGCCATGTACATCTTCTGCTCTGATAAAAAG GCTGCAAAAAAGATGATAGGTGAGACGACGAGTGGAGGAGTGACGGTCAATGATGTCATGATGCACTACACGCTCAGCTCGCTCCCATTCGGAGGTGTTG GTCAGAGTGGTATGGGCCGTTACCATGGCAAACACAGCTTTGACCAGctcagccaccagagggcgtGTCTGATCCGCTCCCTGGGCATGGAGAACGTCAACCTGTCTCGGTATCCTCCTCAGGACCGCCGGCGGGCGCGGAGGTCGCGCATGGCCCTCAGGGCCCCTCTGATCGACATGTCCAAGAGGACGCTTGTCTGGGCTGTCGTCGCCACCATCATCGGCACTGGACTCTTAATCACCCTTGTGGTCATCCTGCTCATAGCTGCAGGCCTCAACTGTACCTGCTGGTACTGGAGAGGCTTTTATAACTAG